The genomic stretch CGTTTCTACACTACTGCTAAGTCTATGATGACAGAAGCGGCGATTGACCGTGGCGTAACTCGTGACCTATACATCGCAATGGGTGAACGTTTGGACGACAACAAGTCTTGGGCTGTTCGTATCTACTACAAACCGTTTGTACGTTGGATCTGGGCTGGTTCTTTGATTATGTCGATTGGTGGTGCTATTGCTATCAGTGACCGCCGTTACCGTTTCCGTAAGCCAACCAAAAAGTCGGCTCAAGAGCAGGAGGCTTAATTAGAATGAACAAGAAGATTTTATTCATTCCTTTGATTGCGTTCATGGTTCTAGCTGGAATCTTTGCAACGCAATTGATGCGCAACCAGTCGGGCGATGACCCGACTAAGCTTGAATCCGTATTGATTGGTAAGCCTGTTCCTGAGTTTGACCTAGAAGATCTAGAGCAACCAGGTAAGCTACATGACCAAGCAATCTTTAAAGGTGAGCCGCTGCTTCTTAATGTGTGGGCGACTTGGTGTCCTACTTGTTATGCAGAGCACTCTTACCTGAACAAGCTCGCTGATCAAGGCGTTAAGATTATTGGTCTTAACTACAAAGATGATCGCAACAAAGCGGTTGGTTGGTTAAATGAGCTAGGCAACCCGTATCTAATCAGTCTTTTTGATGGTAACGGTATGTTAGGTCTAGACCTTGGTGTGTACGGCGCTCCTGAGACTTTCCTAATTGATGCTAACGGCGTCGTTCGTTACCGTCATGTGGGCGACGTGAATCCAACCAACTGGGCATCGACGCTTGAGCCGATGTATCAAGACTTGTTGGAGGAAGCGAAATGATTAAGAAGGCACTGATTACTCTATTTGCAACGTTTGCGATTTCAGCGACAGTTTCTGCTGCACCTATCGAGTTCCATGAATTTGATAACGTCGACCAAGAGCAGCAGTTCAAAGAGTTGAGCAACACGCTTCGTTGTCCTAAGTGTCAGAACAACACCATTGGTGATTCGAACGCTGAACTGGCGGTCGATCTACGCCAAAAAGTGTACGAGATGACAAAGGACGGTAAGTCGAAGCAAGACATCATTGATTACATGATTGCTCGCTACGGTAACTTCGTTACTTACAATCCACCGCTGACACTAGCAACTTCAATCCTTTGGGTTGGACCATTTGCTGTGGTTGTGTTTGGATTTGGTTTAATCATCTTACGCAGCAGAAAGTCAAAATCGAAAGCGGCAGTAGAGTCAGATAAAGACTGGGATGCAGACAAAGAAGCACGTTTAAAAGCGTTACTCGATGAAGAGAACGACGGAGACAAACAGTAATGACTCTATTTTGGATTTCTACCATTATCCTTTCGCTAGCGGCAATTTTCTTAATTGTTCTGCCCTTCATTAATAAGAAGGCGAACAACGATGAAATGCTTCGCGACGAGTTGAACAAAGCATTCTATAAAGATCGTCTAGTTGAGCTAGAAGTAGAAGCAGAGGAAGGCCTTGTTGATAACCAGCAGGAGCTGATCGCTGATTTGAAACAATCTCTGCTTGATGATGTTCCTGCGCAAGAAGAGATGAAGAAGACTCACATTTCAACGGTTGGTGTGGTTGTACCGTCGATCATTCTTGTCGTTGTTGTGACTTATGGTATGTACTTTAAATTTGGTGCATTAGACAAAGTTCAACACTGGCAAGAAGTGAGCTCGAACCTTCCGGAATTGTCTAAAAAGCTAATGTCATCAGAAGGTGGCGCGTTAACGGATGATGAACTGGAAGATTTGACGCTAGCGCTGCGTACTCGTTTGCACTACCAACCTGAAGATTCGACGGGTTGGTTGCTGCTTGGTCGTATTGCTTTGGCTAACCGCGACGCTGAAACAGCAAAAGATTCTATGGAACGAGCGTACAAGCTTGAGCCTAAGAATGAAGATGTTCAGTTAGGTTTCGCACAGGCACTGATGCTTTCTCCTGATGAAGCAGACCAAAACCAAGCTCGTCTGCTTCTGAGCCGTTTGATTCAAAACGATTACGTTGACCTTCGTGTGTTCTCATTGCTAGCGTTCGATGCATTTGAGCGTCAAGATTACCCAGGTGCTGTGAAGTACTGGAGCATCATGCAACAGATGATTGGTCCACAAGACAGTCGTTACGAAATGCTTTCACGCAGTATCGAAAGTGCTCAGCAAAAAATGGGCAACGCCATGGGCGTTGACCAAGGCAAGACTGTTGCTGTAACACTAGAGTTATCTGGTGATGTGAACGCGGATCCAAACTCAGTGTTGGTTGTTTCAGTGCATCGAGCTGATGGCTCTCCAATGCCTGTTGCTGCTGCTCGTTACCCATTAGGTACTTTCCCTCGCACTGTTGTGCTTGATGATGGCAACAGCATGATGGAAGGCCAGAAGCTGTCTAGCCTTGAAACTCTGATGGTTAGAGCTAGGCTTGATACAGATGGTAACGTATCAACTCGCGACGGTGATTGGTACGGTGAAAGTGAAGTGGTTGAATTGGGTGCCCCAGTGACTA from Vibrio pomeroyi encodes the following:
- a CDS encoding DsbE family thiol:disulfide interchange protein encodes the protein MNKKILFIPLIAFMVLAGIFATQLMRNQSGDDPTKLESVLIGKPVPEFDLEDLEQPGKLHDQAIFKGEPLLLNVWATWCPTCYAEHSYLNKLADQGVKIIGLNYKDDRNKAVGWLNELGNPYLISLFDGNGMLGLDLGVYGAPETFLIDANGVVRYRHVGDVNPTNWASTLEPMYQDLLEEAK
- a CDS encoding cytochrome c-type biogenesis protein, which produces MIKKALITLFATFAISATVSAAPIEFHEFDNVDQEQQFKELSNTLRCPKCQNNTIGDSNAELAVDLRQKVYEMTKDGKSKQDIIDYMIARYGNFVTYNPPLTLATSILWVGPFAVVVFGFGLIILRSRKSKSKAAVESDKDWDADKEARLKALLDEENDGDKQ
- the ccmI gene encoding c-type cytochrome biogenesis protein CcmI, giving the protein MTLFWISTIILSLAAIFLIVLPFINKKANNDEMLRDELNKAFYKDRLVELEVEAEEGLVDNQQELIADLKQSLLDDVPAQEEMKKTHISTVGVVVPSIILVVVVTYGMYFKFGALDKVQHWQEVSSNLPELSKKLMSSEGGALTDDELEDLTLALRTRLHYQPEDSTGWLLLGRIALANRDAETAKDSMERAYKLEPKNEDVQLGFAQALMLSPDEADQNQARLLLSRLIQNDYVDLRVFSLLAFDAFERQDYPGAVKYWSIMQQMIGPQDSRYEMLSRSIESAQQKMGNAMGVDQGKTVAVTLELSGDVNADPNSVLVVSVHRADGSPMPVAAARYPLGTFPRTVVLDDGNSMMEGQKLSSLETLMVRARLDTDGNVSTRDGDWYGESEVVELGAPVTMEINKQY